A genome region from Syntrophorhabdaceae bacterium includes the following:
- a CDS encoding nucleoside 2-deoxyribosyltransferase, whose product MRVYFAHPCFTPEQESFKIEFLAKLREALMARSGEGDISVMDPFDHSPNVEHDPEAKVAMSETIKDSCIGLLEECDVVMALVDDDDTGTAFEAGYAHCMNMPVILISAGSCDLANAMLLGAAKERFDHVLEAGRMEMLVRTLEWLSLSKDRLPPSPANN is encoded by the coding sequence ATGCGCGTCTATTTCGCCCACCCCTGCTTTACCCCCGAACAGGAATCTTTCAAGATCGAGTTCCTCGCGAAGCTTCGGGAAGCCCTTATGGCGCGGAGTGGTGAGGGGGATATTTCCGTGATGGACCCCTTTGACCATAGCCCGAACGTGGAGCACGATCCGGAGGCCAAAGTTGCGATGAGCGAGACTATAAAGGACTCCTGCATCGGCCTCCTGGAGGAATGCGATGTGGTGATGGCCCTGGTTGACGATGATGATACGGGGACCGCGTTTGAGGCGGGTTATGCCCACTGTATGAATATGCCTGTGATTCTCATTTCGGCCGGTTCCTGCGATTTGGCCAATGCCATGCTCCTGGGGGCCGCGAAGGAGCGTTTCGATCATGTGCTTGAGGCCGGGAGGATGGAAATGCTCGTACGCACCCTTGAATGGCTTTCTTTGTCGAAAGACCGGCTGCCTCCTTCGCCGGCAAATAATTGA